cactctaaaagctaattaagaGGGCAAAACTTCTCCTTAAGGTCCAGTAgtgtaccttaaatcattttttaaaggtacataatatacagtataaatgacaatgtaaaagatacacaataaaagtacaataaaaaaacagggtaccaccccagtgataAGGCACATTAGTCAGTTTAGTACTTTAGCAAAGCTTCTATTCTAACAGCCTTTATTTTACCACTCGACAAAAATCAACTGGTTCTATGACACtaatattttccaaatattcCTGGCATAAGTAACGGTCCACACCACAAACCATAGTGCTATCTGGTTTTACACACTCTGCTCACTCCTTTGACAAAGGTAAACACAGTTGATCTTTTGTTTCTATTCAGCCATTACGAAATCATCTTGGATTAACTGTGGAGGACGTTCATCCCCGCTTGCCTGCAATGTCTACAAACAAATTCTTGCCATTTTTATGAAACAAAGAACCAAGCCCTGAGACTCAACTAACAGACACCAGTGTACAAAATTAGCTATTTTTCCTGTCTGGAAAAAGCCACAGGCTTTGAAATCCCAGTGGCACCAAAAAAGCAAAAGTCAcaccaaataattaatttttagtaACAGGTTTATGTGTCTTACTCATGAATCAACCCTTGAATCAACCTTAATCAACATGTAATGTTTCCCAGTTAAAGtagtaaattataaatatttaattgcaGTAGAAGTATTGTTTTCTTCTCCACCCTGTTTTGACACAGATGACGATATTGCAGTACTACTATTATGTTTGGCAGATGCTTTCATTCAGAGTGACTTATACACTATAcggcaaaagtatgtggacacctgatcatcacacccatatgtggatcttCCATGAATTTGGAAGTGCACAATTGCAattgaatgtctttgtatgctgtaggcttaagatttcccttcactggaactaagaggcccaaacttgttccagaatgacaatgcccctgtgcacaaggcaagctccatgaagacatggttttccaaggttggagtggaagatctcaactgtcctgcacagagccctgacctcaacaccactgaacaccttttagATGAATTGGAATGTCGACATCACTAATACTCTTGAGGCTGAAgggacacaaatccccacagtcatgaTCCAAactctagtgaaaagccttcccagagagTGGacgttattataacagcaaatggggactaaatctggagagtgatgttcaaaaagcatatataagtgtgatggtcaggtgcccacaaacTTTCGACCGTATAGTGTAGGTGATGCAGAGTCTAGTCCAAGAGTTTAGAAATGTACAGCTCATTGGTTGTACAATATAAGATGCACAATATCATAACTGTCGACATTTCTAATATTGCAGAATTTGAATGCTCCAGAAGTAAAGCCTGAAGACAAGATGTGTACATATTGACCAAATTTGATGCACATATTTTCAGCTTTGTGATACAGTACATATAGCAAACCCATAATTCTAGTTATctctgtaaggaataaaacactttggggggtaggttgttataggaaaataaatgacaggatggtgtgatgagaCCCGACATGAAGCAGAGGTCCTGTTCCAACaaagaagttgattattttccaataacagcagtcctgaagtgttttattcctcttgtaccacagcaatttgccaaaaaatatgtacatttttatcagttttgaggcacatttaatgttttggaacatctAAGAatcaagttggttcctgttttcccttatgttatagtagctataaatatTTGTTCCCTTCCAGCCTCGcttttgaagttaaaaagaccaCAAAATGCACCTAGAAACCATGAAGAGTAAAcccctctgttctgaagactttcccatggtggaaaactaactgactgttacaaagtactgacttTGGAGACTCATTCTATGAAACATCTCCCTGCAGAAAAGTTCAGCATTTTAATGATTacacagatttttaaataaaatctgtttatgtggagtgtccctgtgaatgagttgccttctgaccaatcagaatcaataattcaacagtgctgtggaataaaataGTAATCTATCACtttaatattgtatattgtgGTAAAAGTTTAGACAATTATCATGATAATAAAGTATAATAGTGATACACATTGTGATACTGCTAGACTTTTCTGAAGACTAACTGCCTAAAACAGAAAGGTATCTTTGCTTCCAGATCTTTTCTTCTAACTTTTGCTTCTGCATCAACAGGCTAGGGAATCAAATCTGGAGGGCGTGTAGAAAATGGACCATCATCTACCCAGGTCAGGTGCACACAAGCTTATGCTGGGGTTCCTGTTCACCTGCATCACGATGATGTTGTACTGTTTTTCAACGCCAACATTCCAAGCCAACACACCAAGGTTTGTCTTTCATGTTCTTGACAAAACAAGAGACAGGTACAGGTGATTATTGGATATTAGATTTGAATATTacacatgaaatgaaattacaaGAGTGTGAAATAATATCTGCATTGTTTATTGGTTTCATCtaaccacatttttaaaaaggaagaCCTTATATGAACCTGGGAGTGGGCGCTGCAACGGGAGtacaattaataatttattcgGTTCCGAACAGCGGTAGAATTTTTTCCATCAACTTGTTAACGAGATTGCTTTATTAAATCAATGCATCATAACTACCCAGTTTTAACATCTCTGTATCTcattgcaatttttaattttatattattaggaTATGCAAACTCACTCCTAGCCTGGGTTCATTTCCTCATAATAGCTGTTCCTCAAATAGCAAGTAGGTCTAGTAACTCTGTACTGCTTCTATCTCATATACAGATTTTCAGTGCCAGCTCCATGTGCAAATAAAACCCCACCATGGCAAAAGAAGAATGACTTTTTCTCTACAACTGAGGTGGAGCACTGTGTGCCAAAAGTGAACCTGATGTTCTTGAAGACCCACAAAGCAGCAAGCAGCACTATTCTAAATATTCTCCTGCGCTTTGGGGAGAAGAACGGACTGAAATTCGCTCTCCCCAATGGTCGCAATGATTTCTCCTATCCAGCTACATTCACACGCATGCATGTGAAGGATTACAGGCCAGGTGCATGCTTCAATATCATCTGCAACCACATGCGTTTCAATGCTCCTGAGGTCGAAGCGCTTCTACCGGGTGATGCATTCTTCTTCACCATCCTCAGAGACCCTGCTCTGGTCTTTGAGTCCTCGTTCCATTACTACAACAGAGTCGTGCCCTTGACATGGAGGATCCATGGTGAGGATAAACTAACAGGTTttctgaatgatccacagctccACTTTAACTCAGAAGGCTTCAACTCCTTTTATCTGAAGAACCTTCATTTTTTCGACCTCGGCTTTGACAACACATTGGAGCCAGAGGATCCGATAGTGGACAGCGCCATTCGTGCCATTGCGGAGCGCTTCCAGCTCGTCCTGATTGCCGAACATTTCGAGGAGTCACTCATTCTGCTCAAGGATGCTCTCTGCTGGCAGATGGATGACTTGCTGTTCTTCAATATGAACACACGCAGGCCTACAAGTGTGTCCCAGCTCACGCCCGAGCTGAGGGCCAAAGCGCGTGAGTGGAACGGAGTTGACTGGAAGCTCTACCGTTACTTCAATGCCACGCTCTGGGCCAAAGTAGACGCCTACGGGAGGAAGCGCATGGAGAAGGAGGTGAAAGAGTTGCGCCAGAGGAACAGCGAGATGGCAGCCATCTGCATTAGCGGTGGGATGGCTGTGGAGGCTCAGGACATAAGGGACCAAAGCATGAGGCCCTGGCAGCCTGTTGGAGAGAGCTCTATTTTGGGATACAACATGAGGAGCAACATTGAGCAGCGGTACAGGGAGCTCTGCCGAAAGATGCTAACGCCCGAAATTCAGTACTTAACAGACCTGGGAGTCAATCTGTGGATGACCAGATTATGGGGCTGGTTCAAAGCTATTTTAACACTatgatttaaagaaataatgcCATTCTATGTCTGACCTCATCATTCTGAAAAGAACTAcactatttgttttattttataaaataaaatatagtgaaCACATTTCATGACATAACTATGACACATTTCATGACGTAACTGTGCCATGCAGTAAATTAgcatgtttaataattattgtgtgtgtaataaaatataaaatgtttagatATAACCTAATATGAAATTCACTATAATCATTCATGATATTGTTTTAGAGATAATCAAGAGAAGGCAAAAAGCATCTGATCCACGCAAGGTccataacatttttttccccctcctcttTGATTGCTGATGACTTTGCCACCTTCTCTGCTAAGAAGGTGGCAAAGGTCTCATTTGCCAAAATCTGTCAGTTTCCCCCCCTCCTGCCCTTATTCCTACACTGCACAATCTGTTTTCACAATCTGTTTTCCCCTCCTTTCTCCTTAACACAGTTTTCTCCCCTTTCTACAGAAGCTTCTCTTCTCCATCAATCCTACCATTTGCCTGCTAGATCTCATCCTTTCCACAATTTGATCTGGCAACATCTCCTCTCCTTCATCACTAACATTATAATCATCGGGTCATGTATCGACTACCTTCAAGACAGCAAGGGTTAAACTGATTCTGAAAAAGCCCACACTGGACATCTCAGACATCACCGACTGACCGGTATCACgtctctcctttcttttttaaattcttgaaTGTGCCGTATACTCTCAGTGGTCTATGTTTCTTAGCCAGAAGAactccaagatcctaaccagtctgtCTTTAAAGCGGTATACTCCACTGAGAAGCTTCATGCCACTACATCAGCCAAACTATCATCAGTCCTCATTCTTCTTGACCTCTCAGCAGCCTTCAACATGGTCAATTACAAGACTCTCCTGTCCATCCAAGGGGAATAAGTCTTAGAATCAGTTTCACAGAATAGCAGTGGTATGGCAGTGGCAGTGGGACATTCATATAGTGTTATGGAGAGAATacacatctgctccatgcatactctccactggtgttccccAATGCTCAGTTCTCTGCCCTCTTCTATTCtccctctatacccgctctatcagtgaggtcatatcctcatatggttttcataccactgctgtACTTTTGACACTCAACTCATTCTCTCCTTTTCCAAGTAGGATGTTGTTTAGCTTTTCCAAAGATTCAGACACAGCCCTGCTCAGATCACACCATCTGACAACACAGGCAACCTTGGGGTAGCTCTGTTCAACCATCTATATTTCTGTTCTCATGTTGCTAACCTTATTGTGTCATTCAGTTTCCAACATCAGAAGGATCTCCACAGAAGCCACTTAGGTGCTTGTTTAGAACCCTATTCTAGCTTTttccctagatgtccgaacagttGTGTTACTGTCTGCCTTCACACAAAGActgaagacctacctcttcaatAAGCACAAAAATTTGCACtaatttaaagaaataacaTCTTAACACCTGTACTGTTTTTGTTGCTATAAACTTGTTGTGCTAACTCCTCAGAGCCACTGGAGCAGagcacaaccttctgatcagcagCCCAGGGCCCTAGCCACTGGTGGTGGTTGCCTCTGTGGAGTTATgactaattaaagaaaacttGTTGCTTATAAACTTGTTATGCTAAATCCTCAGGGGCAGTTGTGCTTCATTGTTTAGGGTCCTGGGCTGCTGATTAAAAGGTTGCACTCTGCTCCAGTGGTGCTCGATTATGGCAGACCCTGTGCCCTAATCctagcttcctaacaagctgggatacatgaagaaaagaatttcactgcacCGTacttgtatgtgtatgtgtgacaataaaggctttcttttctttctttctgtttcctaAAACACTGTGAGACCCTTACCTATTTGTGCTGGATAAGGTTATCAACACATGAtcagaacaaacagaaataaaaaaaaaaagaagtggcCTATTAGTGTCTTGTATCATAAGATACCTATTTtcctcaacactgttattaagTTCCACTAACTAGCAACCTTATACTGCATACCATTGCTCTTAGGCAATACGTAATGTTTTGGACCTTAATACTTGTGTTTGGTTGATCATATGCTCAAGAACTTTCTGATAAAGTTGTAGTATGTGGTATGATATAGAATGTTGCCCTCCTTTCAGGAAGAGGAACTACCATGTGGTGTGCACCAGCAATAAGTCAGTGTGTTtagaaatgtgttatttaaattttttcctaaatttacatttaactcAAGTCTGAAGAAAGCCTTACATTTCTCAACACTGCCCTGGGACGGTGTTACACCATTATTGTCCTTTTTGGTGGACTATATGAAAAGGTATCTAGACATACAGTATTCTTATGGTTTTGGCTTAGTTTCATTAGTAACCAATTCGTTTTCAACAGTAACTAAGGCAGTTAGATATACCTATAGACAGTGAGGTCAGTATGAATGGGTCGACAGATCAAGATTTAAACAGCAGTCATATGTTACGTTGCATGAGAGTCCTGAAAGGTAACTAATATGTAAATTTACTGAACATGCTCTAGTATGTTGTATTAGCAAGGGAAATAATTGTCATTTTTCCCCATCAAGTTTCCCCATAGTGAGTGTTCCCCATGTCAATGATCATAATTTCTCTGCATAGTTTATCATtgatgcatttattatttatgaattttattGCAGTGCAGTACCTTCTGTGCTATCATCAGATGAGTCAACTCCTTAAAAGGTACAAGTAACACATAAATTATGTTTTACTTGTTGTACCTATTTAAGGAATTGAATCATCTGATGACAGAACAAATAAAGGTGCAGTGGACCATGAGGAGAATGGCCTAATTCCTCTACAAATTCCTAGAGCGACTGGACTCCCTACTAATTTTTTGAACTTCAGTGCTTTAAGTGGTATCTATCTTAGTTTAGATAATTATCATCATTTTCAGTGCCAGTGCATTTACATTGACAATAGAGCATATAAAACAAGCAGTTGTGGGGTAAGGCCCTCTCTCAGAAGCCCAACAGTGGCTCTCTGGAAGCCCTGATGATTTGACCACACAATCTTGTGATCATTGCTCCATAACCACTTAAGCCACCTCTATGGGAAGGCATAACAGGCTTCCTGCATTTCACAGACAATAGCATGCAATCAGGTGAAGATAAGCCTGACTCTGAGAATCAACCCCATCTTCCAAAGAAATCTAATCAAGTGAATGATTGAGTCATTACACAAAACACGATACACAGAACACCATCCAATGAATGCAAAGCCACAAAATCAGAAATAACTTGGGAAATGTTATTGGTGTGTGGGCAGTCATCATCAATGAGCAGTCAGTTagataagtgaaaaaaaacatggataatTATAAACCCACACCATGTCAatgaaaatacaatttaaaaagaaaagagaaaccaaagaatttcattttcagaataaaaacaaacaatgaactAAAATGAGCATCAACATGCTTGACACATTGTCTCTGAGCTTGTTAAAGAGCTGGACTTGATGGATGAGTATGTGAGgtgaaaagcaagaaagaagacTGCTTTCTGCATATCACACAAGCTACTCAAACACTTATAATGGTTTTATAATGGATGATTTGTTATATAGTAATGTATGTATCTTATTTTGCATGAGATGAGTTGTGGGACAAGATGGTCAGGGCTCTATGTCTTGGTTCAGGCATAGCAGGGTTGGGAGGGGAGCCCTGCTTTGGTTTCTGGCAAGGAGACCAGGATTTACAAATCCATCCCTTCCCTTAAAAGTTATGTAAACTACATAAGCTATATGTTAAAAGCTTTTTGTTCTAGAAGGCTCTAAATAGTATTCTACAAAAATCTGAGGTACGATTCTAAGGTTGTAGTTCCCAAGCTGGATGAGCCAGTTTAAAAAGCATACAACTTACTGGCTCATCAGTGTCCCAATGCAAATTGTTTTAGCTCATCAGGATATCCGATGCAATGGCACTGTTTGGGAAAATTGATTGCCAAGTTGCAACACAGCTGACTTCAGAAAAGGCCATGGAGCATTCTAGGAGAATCTAGTTCTTGTTCTAGTGACTACATTGCTGCACATGAAGTGAATAGATGTGAAAGGATATGACTGAGAGTACAGTCATCATGTGGATGCTGGAGACTCTCATTACCCTCCACTGGATCAAGATCAGACCCAAGAATTGTGGCTGGTGTTAAAGTGGTAATGACTTATTGTCCAATCTGTAGATATGATTGTGAGTGCAACACTTTATAGTGCTATTTCAAGCTCTGCATTGACATTGTGTAGGTAGGGCTTTTGCAAACATGAAGAAAGTGAAACAGCAGTCACACATGCACCACATGGAGGCATCAGACAGCATACTAGATCACCATGTCTGACAAGAAGAGATGATGCAAAAGGAGTGTGTGCACAGAGCAACGCAACCAAAAGTGGAAATCCCATATGAAGCTACTCAAGTAATAGTAACAAACTATATTTGAAAAAAGACAAGAATAATATGCTTTTTAATatacattcatcattcattcatcttcagtaagcactctggtcagggtcatgggggaTCCAGACCCTATCTGAACTGCACAtggtgcaaggcaggaatacaccctgaataaGAGGAGCTCAGATGTTCAAATTTTCCCC
This is a stretch of genomic DNA from Pangasianodon hypophthalmus isolate fPanHyp1 chromosome 17, fPanHyp1.pri, whole genome shotgun sequence. It encodes these proteins:
- the gal3st1b gene encoding galactosylceramide sulfotransferase, whose translation is MDHHLPRSGAHKLMLGFLFTCITMMLYCFSTPTFQANTPRFSVPAPCANKTPPWQKKNDFFSTTEVEHCVPKVNLMFLKTHKAASSTILNILLRFGEKNGLKFALPNGRNDFSYPATFTRMHVKDYRPGACFNIICNHMRFNAPEVEALLPGDAFFFTILRDPALVFESSFHYYNRVVPLTWRIHGEDKLTGFLNDPQLHFNSEGFNSFYLKNLHFFDLGFDNTLEPEDPIVDSAIRAIAERFQLVLIAEHFEESLILLKDALCWQMDDLLFFNMNTRRPTSVSQLTPELRAKAREWNGVDWKLYRYFNATLWAKVDAYGRKRMEKEVKELRQRNSEMAAICISGGMAVEAQDIRDQSMRPWQPVGESSILGYNMRSNIEQRYRELCRKMLTPEIQYLTDLGVNLWMTRLWGWFKAILTL